Proteins co-encoded in one Culicoidibacter larvae genomic window:
- the aqpZ gene encoding aquaporin Z, translating into MKKYLAELIGTFTLVLFGCGAAVLAGNFVGQLGIAFAFGLTIVGMAYAIGPVSGCHINPAVTIGAWFAKRIETKDALFYIVAQFIGAAIASGVLYLIASGSPSYDLAAIGLGQNGFGANYNGGYTMTAAIIFETIATFIFVFVVLGATHKNANFKFAGLGIGLTLVFIHIVGIQITGVSVNPARSFGPALFNMQALSQLWLFLVFPTIGGILAGLAYRFRLIYND; encoded by the coding sequence ATGAAGAAATATCTTGCAGAATTAATTGGAACATTTACTTTAGTCCTTTTTGGTTGTGGAGCCGCCGTATTAGCCGGTAACTTTGTCGGTCAATTAGGCATCGCATTTGCATTTGGGTTAACAATTGTTGGGATGGCTTATGCAATCGGGCCGGTGTCGGGTTGTCACATTAATCCGGCAGTAACCATCGGAGCTTGGTTCGCGAAGCGAATTGAAACAAAAGATGCACTTTTCTATATTGTAGCCCAATTTATTGGTGCGGCAATTGCATCAGGTGTATTGTACTTAATTGCCAGCGGCAGTCCATCATATGACTTAGCGGCAATTGGTCTTGGTCAAAATGGCTTCGGTGCCAACTACAATGGTGGTTATACGATGACGGCTGCTATTATTTTTGAAACAATAGCGACTTTCATTTTTGTATTCGTTGTTCTTGGTGCTACCCATAAAAATGCGAACTTCAAGTTTGCCGGTCTTGGTATCGGGCTTACACTAGTATTTATTCACATTGTTGGGATTCAAATTACCGGTGTATCAGTGAATCCGGCTCGTAGTTTCGGACCGGCACTCTTCAATATGCAGGCGCTCAGTCAATTATGGCTATTCTTGGTATTCCCGACTATTGGTGGTATTTTAGCCGGCCTCGCATATCGTTTCAGATTAATTTACAATGATTAA
- a CDS encoding metal-dependent hydrolase has protein sequence MKVTYLGHSAVLLEDGDKHIIIDPFLSGNPLFKGTLDDIPKLDAILLTHGHNDHFGDTIELADRDGALIVCMVEIADFIEQHFEVDTHGLNIGGGYQFDFGKVTLVPAIHSSSINDKNGNIHYLGLAAGIVFESGTKAIYHAGDTALFSDMQLLNRYDLDLAFLPIGDNYTMGIDDAVQAAEWIEAQKVVPVHYNTFPIIQQDPHIWARHMVEIGQHPHILDAGEMVLI, from the coding sequence ATGAAAGTAACTTATTTAGGACATTCAGCAGTGTTGCTTGAAGATGGCGACAAACATATTATTATAGATCCCTTTCTAAGCGGAAATCCGTTATTCAAAGGTACACTTGACGATATTCCTAAACTTGATGCTATTCTTTTGACTCATGGTCATAATGATCATTTTGGTGATACTATTGAGCTTGCTGATCGTGATGGTGCGCTTATTGTTTGTATGGTTGAAATAGCTGATTTTATTGAACAGCATTTTGAAGTTGATACACATGGTTTGAATATTGGCGGTGGCTATCAGTTTGATTTTGGTAAGGTAACCCTAGTGCCGGCGATTCATTCAAGCTCTATTAATGACAAGAACGGCAATATCCATTATCTTGGCTTAGCAGCCGGGATTGTGTTTGAATCAGGGACTAAAGCTATTTATCATGCCGGTGATACTGCATTATTCAGCGACATGCAGTTGCTGAATCGTTATGATTTAGATCTTGCTTTTCTACCGATTGGCGATAATTATACGATGGGCATTGATGATGCCGTGCAGGCAGCAGAATGGATTGAGGCGCAAAAGGTTGTGCCGGTTCATTATAATACTTTCCCGATTATTCAGCAGGATCCGCATATTTGGGCACGGCATATGGTTGAGATTGGTCAGCACCCGCATATTCTCGATGCCGGTGAGATGGTTCTTATATAA
- a CDS encoding LPXTG cell wall anchor domain-containing protein yields the protein MQKIIRIFSAIALSSLLIFMSFAQTVQAAEVTETQELVPLVPDQQLRAAINTIGTAMLPATWPAYEEITEEKFDLINNLGYFYLDLRGKSVENLEGIQYLNVSNGALMLDNSGITDYSPLLAMKQLRALSITTNTMSAEDVGKIGQIQGLGELILSTNQDVDLKDFESQTELYYLEVIGFEDRITVSNLETLAQFPKLWQFDIAYATNTDISGLKDLQEIKNIGLLSVPVSDLSVLESLPKLEYIMLYDSFVSEVSDIIQSKLDAVFAMDPNINTNNWYDGAQQNSVMAISNQSMETNASLQLQVPITIHTGGIFEQLSSTYRWTLLTDETAFAATVTSSNPDVVQANTTNNTDIQLTSGKNGGNATITYSLPSGVSFTFDVTVTSLVPVVSGHDVIYQVGEAKSEADFIQDAAITVDRTATLTTDFNSVVNMQQAGTYQVMVTATDTSGSSEPLPIQVTVVGQATATNDNTNPLPVTGQNIGSFVLIGSFLLIISSGIIIFRRK from the coding sequence ATGCAAAAAATTATACGTATTTTCAGTGCAATTGCATTGAGTTCTTTATTGATATTTATGTCATTTGCTCAAACAGTACAAGCGGCAGAGGTGACTGAAACTCAGGAACTTGTTCCTTTAGTACCTGATCAACAGTTACGGGCAGCAATCAATACTATCGGAACAGCTATGCTGCCAGCAACCTGGCCGGCTTATGAAGAAATTACCGAAGAAAAGTTTGATTTAATTAATAATTTAGGATATTTTTATTTAGATTTGCGCGGAAAGTCAGTTGAAAATTTGGAAGGGATTCAATATCTAAATGTTTCAAATGGAGCTCTGATGCTTGATAACAGTGGTATTACTGATTATTCACCATTGCTTGCGATGAAGCAATTACGTGCCTTATCAATTACTACAAATACAATGTCAGCTGAAGATGTCGGTAAAATTGGCCAGATTCAGGGATTAGGTGAACTTATTTTAAGCACGAATCAAGATGTTGATTTGAAAGATTTTGAGTCACAAACAGAGTTGTATTATCTTGAAGTCATTGGCTTTGAAGATAGAATTACGGTTAGTAATCTTGAAACCCTGGCGCAATTCCCTAAACTATGGCAGTTTGATATTGCGTATGCGACTAATACCGATATTTCCGGACTCAAGGACTTGCAAGAAATAAAAAATATTGGTTTATTATCTGTGCCGGTTAGTGATTTATCAGTACTGGAAAGCTTACCAAAACTAGAATATATTATGTTATATGATAGTTTTGTAAGTGAAGTATCTGATATTATTCAAAGTAAACTTGATGCAGTTTTTGCAATGGATCCAAATATTAATACTAACAATTGGTATGATGGTGCGCAACAAAATAGTGTAATGGCAATCAGTAATCAAAGCATGGAAACGAATGCAAGTTTACAACTGCAAGTTCCAATTACTATCCATACTGGCGGTATTTTTGAACAACTTAGTTCCACATACCGATGGACGTTACTGACGGATGAAACTGCGTTTGCAGCAACTGTAACCAGTTCTAATCCGGATGTTGTTCAAGCAAACACCACAAATAACACCGACATTCAGCTTACCAGCGGTAAAAACGGCGGCAACGCTACAATTACGTATTCACTGCCTTCGGGTGTATCATTTACTTTCGACGTAACAGTTACCAGCCTGGTTCCGGTTGTTAGCGGTCACGATGTCATTTATCAAGTTGGCGAAGCGAAAAGTGAGGCAGACTTTATTCAAGATGCAGCTATTACAGTTGATAGAACAGCAACGTTAACAACAGATTTTAACAGTGTTGTAAATATGCAACAAGCTGGTACATACCAAGTGATGGTAACTGCAACAGACACTAGCGGCAGTTCAGAGCCGCTGCCAATCCAAGTAACTGTTGTGGGACAGGCAACGGCAACTAATGACAATACCAATCCGTTGCCGGTTACTGGACAAAACATAGGCAGTTTCGTTTTAATAGGCAGCTTCTTGCTCATTATCAGCAGTGGTATTATTATATTTAGAAGAAAATAA
- a CDS encoding YqiA/YcfP family alpha/beta fold hydrolase, with product MVSERHFWAVALCAYQRKYDGVADKDLTWQQRLYQKAWDDANDFLVQEGWQVDEQLSSSLKTGLAYVTYVDADKQHIIIGYRGSVNAIDWFQNIFGDTGMSALQGMTIESRQSLIDRVLPAGREVGFQEPFPAASEHAAIVRAQYPHATLGVCGHSRGGAQAVYVAMDLGVRAVVFNPAPLPKSIDFGAKLDHQQAISCFYVADDITHQVMVPEQKFPFIDSYIVYGKQLFSALYNPPSTDAAASVNLLLDNHSMKMFVFDQAGQVITPDRATTIQLEKIADLVALKNNIQDLESQFIKSSSRIKAYAATKLKTVEDLKIKYLSQLHDKIKVEVETFVDEQIAELRKYQLNSQLFEHIFLQLDRLYTAITREL from the coding sequence ATGGTGAGTGAACGACATTTTTGGGCGGTGGCGCTTTGTGCATATCAGCGCAAGTATGATGGTGTTGCTGATAAGGATTTGACATGGCAGCAGCGGTTATATCAAAAAGCTTGGGATGATGCGAATGATTTTTTGGTGCAAGAGGGGTGGCAGGTTGATGAACAATTGAGTTCGAGTTTAAAGACTGGACTTGCTTATGTCACTTATGTTGATGCCGATAAGCAACATATTATCATTGGTTATCGCGGGTCGGTGAATGCTATTGATTGGTTTCAAAATATTTTTGGTGATACCGGGATGAGTGCTTTGCAGGGGATGACGATTGAGTCGCGTCAGTCGTTGATTGACCGGGTATTGCCTGCTGGCCGCGAGGTTGGTTTTCAGGAACCATTTCCGGCAGCTAGTGAGCATGCAGCTATAGTGCGCGCACAATACCCGCATGCTACGCTTGGCGTTTGCGGGCATTCGCGTGGCGGTGCCCAGGCAGTTTATGTGGCGATGGATTTAGGTGTCCGCGCGGTGGTGTTTAATCCGGCGCCATTGCCAAAATCAATTGATTTTGGTGCTAAGCTGGATCATCAGCAGGCCATCAGTTGTTTTTATGTTGCCGATGATATTACCCACCAGGTGATGGTGCCGGAACAAAAGTTTCCGTTTATTGATTCTTACATTGTATATGGCAAACAATTGTTTAGCGCTTTGTATAATCCGCCAAGTACTGACGCTGCTGCCTCGGTAAATCTGCTTTTGGATAATCATAGTATGAAGATGTTTGTATTCGATCAAGCCGGACAGGTGATTACTCCTGATCGGGCGACTACCATTCAACTTGAAAAGATTGCTGATTTAGTGGCGTTGAAAAACAATATTCAAGATTTGGAGAGCCAGTTTATTAAGTCAAGCAGCCGCATTAAGGCTTATGCAGCAACTAAGTTGAAAACAGTTGAGGATTTAAAAATAAAGTATTTATCGCAATTACATGATAAAATAAAGGTAGAAGTCGAAACCTTTGTTGATGAGCAGATTGCTGAATTAAGAAAGTATCAATTAAATAGCCAGTTGTTTGAACACATTTTTTTGCAGCTGGATCGATTATATACAGCAATCACGCGTGAATTATAG
- a CDS encoding SOS response-associated peptidase family protein — MCGRFHSLTQEQLNTFFALAGTTLSQIKVGEVFPTEFALVKTKFGFAEMQWGIPKWQGTGVIINARQETVLDKPFFREDMLHRRCVVYMPYFYEWQDHKVKNAVHRDGQPTLKVAGLYRMVDGEPRFVIITQEATPEFMVLHNRLPLMLEDDEVQDYLHGDDVARLTMSKTTVNVVWLPDED, encoded by the coding sequence GTGTGCGGTAGATTTCATTCTTTGACTCAAGAGCAACTGAATACTTTTTTTGCCCTTGCCGGCACGACGCTTTCGCAGATTAAAGTTGGTGAGGTTTTTCCGACTGAATTTGCTTTGGTAAAGACGAAGTTTGGTTTTGCAGAGATGCAATGGGGTATTCCTAAGTGGCAGGGAACTGGTGTGATAATTAATGCCCGTCAGGAGACGGTTTTGGATAAACCATTTTTTCGTGAAGATATGCTGCATCGCCGTTGTGTGGTTTATATGCCATATTTTTATGAGTGGCAGGATCATAAGGTGAAGAATGCTGTGCATCGTGATGGTCAGCCGACACTGAAAGTGGCGGGACTGTACCGTATGGTTGATGGTGAGCCGCGGTTTGTGATTATTACTCAGGAAGCGACACCGGAATTTATGGTGTTGCATAATCGTTTGCCATTGATGCTTGAAGACGATGAAGTGCAGGATTATTTACATGGTGATGATGTGGCGCGCTTGACGATGTCGAAGACAACGGTTAATGTTGTATGGTTGCCGGATGAGGATTGA
- a CDS encoding SpaA isopeptide-forming pilin-related protein has protein sequence MQTKKYYKFVAAFFAVLFIFMGINMVKNNNVQAKSVNSIIDNIYITHENGGTESPWSRYEQARVNMDWSIPNNTVKAGDTATFTLPSLLKLTKNLSFPLLDDNGIAPNNVVGTVFVNQVTGIVTVTFTDYVETHSNVQGTMWFLSGFKTFEMIDENTFPFIFTDSDGVTFEQDIEFKGTGENPNEVLFKYGGFDYPESPNKIHWYTRVNVAHNTIPKAVLTDTVGAYHELVIDSLIVYKVDYSIQNGKVVIKNHVDVTASLAITQNAGGFTIDFGNINGEGYLLSYDTQLTSTVPAGTYIENTVTLQGEGTEVYSSRNTTRVSEGGGDGFGVTGGISLLKTDSTTGEKLAGAEFEVIRVSDGEKVGTIVTDEDGKGSISDLTFDTYELIEVKAPVGYQLDDTPYEITITADDLVAVTRENAPLPQVFNTTDNNTTGNNTLPTTGLSTTEFIIGGAIIMVLSLGVLFVRKQNNLS, from the coding sequence ATGCAGACTAAAAAATATTATAAATTTGTTGCGGCCTTTTTTGCAGTGCTCTTTATTTTTATGGGCATAAATATGGTAAAAAACAATAATGTGCAAGCTAAGAGTGTTAATTCTATTATTGATAACATTTATATTACTCATGAAAACGGCGGCACTGAAAGTCCTTGGTCACGATATGAACAGGCTCGAGTGAACATGGATTGGTCAATTCCGAATAACACAGTAAAAGCTGGTGATACAGCGACATTTACACTGCCGAGCTTGCTAAAGTTAACAAAGAATTTATCCTTTCCATTACTAGATGACAATGGTATTGCACCAAACAACGTTGTTGGTACGGTTTTTGTAAATCAAGTAACTGGTATTGTAACGGTAACTTTTACTGATTATGTTGAAACGCATTCCAACGTACAGGGAACAATGTGGTTTTTATCAGGCTTTAAAACATTTGAAATGATTGATGAGAATACCTTCCCGTTTATATTCACTGATAGTGATGGTGTTACTTTTGAACAAGATATTGAATTTAAAGGAACTGGTGAAAACCCAAATGAAGTGCTTTTTAAGTATGGTGGTTTTGATTATCCTGAAAGTCCGAATAAAATTCATTGGTACACGCGGGTAAATGTTGCTCACAATACAATACCAAAAGCGGTGCTAACCGATACTGTTGGTGCATACCATGAATTAGTTATTGATTCATTGATTGTTTATAAAGTTGATTATTCAATTCAAAATGGTAAGGTCGTTATAAAAAACCATGTAGATGTTACGGCTAGTTTAGCTATAACTCAAAATGCTGGAGGTTTTACGATTGACTTCGGTAATATAAACGGCGAAGGGTACTTGCTGAGTTATGATACTCAACTAACGAGTACTGTTCCAGCCGGGACCTATATTGAAAATACTGTTACTTTACAAGGTGAAGGTACGGAAGTATATAGTTCGCGAAATACTACCCGAGTTTCTGAAGGTGGTGGCGACGGTTTCGGTGTAACCGGCGGCATCAGTCTGTTGAAGACTGATAGCACAACCGGTGAGAAACTCGCCGGTGCAGAGTTTGAGGTTATTCGTGTAAGTGACGGAGAAAAAGTGGGCACGATAGTGACCGATGAAGACGGTAAAGGTTCAATTTCTGATTTAACCTTTGATACTTATGAATTGATAGAAGTCAAGGCACCGGTAGGTTATCAGCTTGATGATACGCCATATGAGATTACAATTACTGCTGATGATTTGGTAGCTGTTACTAGAGAAAATGCCCCGTTGCCGCAAGTGTTCAATACAACTGATAATAATACAACGGGGAACAACACGTTACCAACTACTGGTTTAAGTACTACTGAGTTTATTATTGGTGGTGCGATAATTATGGTATTAAGTCTGGGAGTATTATTCGTTAGAAAACAAAATAACTTATCTTGA
- a CDS encoding helix-turn-helix domain-containing protein encodes MKHFLDKHALRRYTIMELFLRDRQTWTIAEIATRLDLDARTVAKDLSALQAEFFSWPDITFVNHQNGISFSLSYAAYFNPNKVLFHFLQTSIPFLFITELLAKPSINPVSFIDKHFISKSTFYRHLKMIKEILATFELKISSPPFTLIGNEEQIRFFYYFFFDDFDEEHFWQYFPINQDSIITLLSSVEKIMHFQMLEYNRQSLVKLLAIHKYRMFGKHYAPMHQSSTMYPLCDEVGIYSFSIQTLTEFLRKSQLPEEICYNESISILASVISLAFFEQTASIADSVINYNYRSNTAGIQLVDKTLELCCQYFDLPQEEITKFIKASLLCVYFFVVNYTVNISYFENMEQYKDFIDEYQVEIKQCTKSIYQLAKKILPKENYQHIIASESYIKYSLTKILLPIIKHHKVRRAIRVYATCAKGYHQTRYLQTYLSNHFAFNLEFTTYPIDADIIITDTELIDHQINENSIIVNYHYPFLSEVDKLRLQEVLTDFEKKL; translated from the coding sequence ATGAAACATTTTTTAGATAAACATGCATTGCGGCGATATACAATAATGGAACTTTTTTTACGTGATCGGCAAACTTGGACAATTGCCGAGATTGCTACACGTCTCGATTTAGATGCGCGCACCGTCGCTAAAGATTTATCTGCCTTACAGGCGGAATTTTTTTCTTGGCCGGATATAACCTTTGTCAACCATCAGAATGGCATATCATTTTCACTAAGTTATGCAGCTTACTTTAATCCCAATAAAGTTTTGTTCCATTTTTTACAAACCTCTATTCCGTTTCTATTCATTACCGAACTATTAGCAAAACCTTCAATCAATCCGGTGAGTTTTATTGACAAGCATTTCATCAGTAAATCAACTTTTTATCGGCACTTAAAAATGATTAAAGAAATTTTGGCAACCTTTGAATTGAAAATTAGTTCGCCGCCATTTACATTGATTGGCAACGAAGAACAAATTCGTTTCTTTTATTATTTCTTTTTTGATGACTTTGATGAGGAACACTTCTGGCAATATTTTCCAATTAATCAAGATAGCATCATTACTCTGCTCAGCAGCGTCGAGAAAATTATGCACTTTCAAATGCTTGAATACAACCGCCAGTCACTGGTAAAATTACTTGCAATTCATAAGTATCGCATGTTTGGTAAACACTATGCACCGATGCATCAGTCCAGCACTATGTATCCGCTCTGTGATGAAGTCGGTATTTATAGTTTTTCGATTCAAACATTAACTGAGTTTTTACGTAAAAGTCAGCTCCCCGAAGAAATCTGCTATAATGAATCAATCAGTATCCTCGCCTCAGTCATTTCTTTGGCCTTCTTTGAACAAACCGCTTCTATTGCTGACTCAGTTATTAACTACAACTATCGTTCTAATACTGCTGGTATTCAACTAGTTGATAAAACCTTGGAACTTTGCTGTCAATATTTTGATCTGCCACAAGAAGAAATCACTAAATTTATTAAAGCAAGTTTGCTCTGTGTCTATTTTTTCGTTGTCAACTACACAGTAAATATCAGCTATTTTGAAAATATGGAGCAATATAAAGACTTTATCGATGAATATCAAGTTGAAATAAAACAATGCACAAAATCTATCTATCAACTAGCAAAAAAAATTCTACCTAAAGAAAACTATCAGCATATCATTGCCTCAGAAAGCTACATAAAATATTCACTGACAAAAATTCTCTTACCAATTATAAAACACCATAAAGTACGCCGTGCTATTCGAGTTTATGCAACATGTGCGAAAGGCTACCACCAAACTCGCTATCTACAAACCTATCTTAGTAATCATTTTGCCTTCAACTTAGAATTCACCACTTATCCTATCGACGCGGATATCATCATTACTGATACCGAACTTATCGACCACCAAATTAATGAAAACTCAATTATCGTTAACTATCACTATCCATTTCTCTCTGAAGTAGACAAACTCCGCTTACAAGAAGTCTTGACTGATTTTGAGAAAAAACTATAA
- a CDS encoding metallophosphoesterase, producing MKFIRNTFVFLLVIIVSGALMAVWSFYEYTQVKVTRVSLADFAVPESFRGKKIVFAADFQYDTLTNGSNTEMLQKVVDMMNAEQPDIILLGGDYINYAQYIDETFAILGQLRAPLGIYAVTGNHDQARLERLYAAFDEYNIQNVDNAGFWINQGDDRIRIGGVEDWYFGAPDADLAIGDAAPNDFMIMLAHNPDYFEELTVEQHQHIDLTLAGHLHAGQVTAFGLFAPIIPSSYGDKYLYGMKNYDGNNIYITSGLGGNVGPMQVRFFAQPEIVVFDL from the coding sequence ATGAAGTTTATCAGAAATACATTTGTTTTCCTACTAGTTATTATTGTTTCCGGCGCCTTGATGGCGGTTTGGAGCTTTTATGAATATACCCAGGTTAAAGTGACGAGAGTGAGCTTGGCTGACTTTGCTGTGCCGGAAAGTTTTCGTGGCAAGAAGATTGTTTTTGCTGCTGATTTTCAATATGATACCTTGACTAATGGCAGTAATACCGAGATGTTGCAGAAAGTTGTTGATATGATGAATGCTGAGCAACCGGATATTATTTTGCTTGGCGGCGATTATATTAATTATGCGCAGTATATTGATGAGACTTTTGCTATACTTGGGCAGTTGCGAGCACCGCTTGGTATTTATGCAGTGACCGGCAATCATGATCAGGCGCGCTTGGAACGGCTGTATGCAGCATTTGATGAATATAACATCCAGAATGTTGATAATGCCGGCTTCTGGATTAATCAGGGTGATGATCGCATTCGTATTGGCGGTGTTGAAGATTGGTATTTTGGCGCTCCCGATGCCGATTTGGCGATTGGTGATGCGGCGCCAAATGATTTTATGATTATGCTGGCGCATAATCCGGATTATTTCGAAGAGTTGACTGTTGAGCAGCACCAGCATATTGATTTAACGCTTGCTGGCCATTTACACGCTGGTCAAGTTACCGCATTTGGCTTATTTGCACCAATTATACCTAGTAGCTATGGTGACAAGTATTTGTATGGTATGAAAAACTATGATGGCAATAATATTTATATTACTTCCGGACTCGGTGGTAATGTCGGTCCGATGCAAGTACGTTTCTTTGCGCAACCAGAAATTGTAGTGTTTGATTTATAG
- a CDS encoding ATP cone domain-containing protein, with product MTVYYHEVIKRDGLRERFDVIKIVNAIQKAAWATGTELDYEVVQQKITAPIERAVTERAMQVEEIQDMVEVALMQEYPKVAKAYILYRDTRNRERAKREAAREQNR from the coding sequence TTGACAGTTTATTATCACGAAGTTATTAAAAGAGATGGTTTGCGTGAGCGATTTGATGTTATTAAAATCGTTAATGCGATTCAGAAGGCCGCGTGGGCGACCGGAACTGAGCTGGACTACGAAGTGGTGCAGCAAAAGATTACTGCGCCAATTGAGCGGGCAGTGACTGAGCGGGCAATGCAAGTTGAAGAGATTCAAGATATGGTTGAAGTTGCTTTGATGCAGGAGTATCCTAAAGTTGCTAAAGCATATATTTTGTATCGCGATACGCGTAATCGTGAGCGGGCGAAACGTGAAGCAGCTCGTGAGCAAAATAGATAG
- the nrdF gene encoding class 1b ribonucleoside-diphosphate reductase subunit beta has translation MAFSAVNWNRMDDDYTKIFWDQNVRQFWVDEEIPLADDKLTWMTLTEEEKRAYEHVLGGLTLLDTEQGSNGMPLISRAVTSQHQKGVLGFMGAMEHMHAKSYSSIYSTLSSMERIDEIFDWVLKNEFLQDKITFIHDKYAAINNDKSLYLAMATSVFLETFLFYSGFFYPLYLAGQGKLINSGEIINLIIRDESVHGVYVGLLAQDVFKRLTDKEQVEAEREVVQILEHLQGIEQHYTTEVYSQIGLIDQVMDFTKYNGDKAMMNLGFDAFFNVTEDDINPIVINGLRTDTKNHDFFSTKGNGYIKTTRVEALKDEDFIF, from the coding sequence ATGGCATTTTCAGCAGTAAACTGGAATCGTATGGATGATGACTATACAAAAATATTCTGGGATCAGAATGTGCGTCAGTTTTGGGTAGATGAAGAAATTCCTTTAGCTGATGATAAGTTAACGTGGATGACGTTAACCGAGGAGGAGAAACGTGCTTATGAACATGTATTAGGTGGATTAACTTTGCTTGATACTGAACAAGGCAGCAATGGTATGCCGCTTATTTCACGGGCAGTCACTTCACAACATCAAAAGGGTGTTCTTGGCTTCATGGGAGCTATGGAACATATGCATGCTAAAAGTTATAGTAGTATTTATTCAACACTTTCTTCAATGGAACGAATTGATGAAATTTTTGACTGGGTATTAAAAAATGAATTTCTGCAAGATAAGATTACTTTTATTCATGATAAATATGCTGCTATTAATAATGATAAGAGCTTATATTTGGCAATGGCGACAAGTGTATTCTTGGAGACATTCCTGTTTTACTCAGGATTCTTCTATCCGTTATATTTAGCGGGGCAAGGAAAACTTATCAATAGTGGCGAGATTATTAACTTAATTATTCGTGATGAATCAGTACATGGTGTTTATGTTGGATTATTGGCACAAGATGTTTTCAAACGTTTGACTGATAAAGAACAAGTTGAAGCAGAACGTGAAGTGGTTCAAATTCTTGAGCATTTACAAGGAATCGAACAACATTATACTACTGAGGTTTATAGCCAAATCGGTTTGATTGATCAGGTTATGGACTTCACTAAATATAATGGTGACAAAGCAATGATGAACTTAGGATTTGATGCCTTCTTCAATGTTACCGAAGATGATATCAACCCGATTGTTATCAATGGTTTGCGTACTGATACTAAAAACCATGACTTTTTCTCTACTAAAGGTAACGGATATATTAAAACGACCCGAGTTGAAGCATTAAAGGATGAAGATTTTATTTTCTAG